In the Pirellulales bacterium genome, CGAAGCTTCGACGAACGAACCTTCGCGGATGGTGGGAGCAGGCATCGGCTTGGCCGTGCCCACCGCGGGCGATCAGTACGGATATATCAGCGAGCATCACGATTTCGGCATCACCGAGCCGCGGTTGCGCGATCTGGTCGAAGACATGGCCGCCACGATGCTGGCCACCACCTTGGGCATCGAATTCGATTCCGACATCGACTACGACGCGCGGAAGGAAATCTATCACATGTCGGGGAAAATCATTCGCACCCGCTCCTGCGTGCAAACCGCCGAAGGGGACAAAAAGGGGCTTTGGACCACCGTCGTCGCTGCCGCCGTGTTCATCACGTGATCCGCCGCGGCGGAACCTGCAAACCACATTCCGCCCCATGAAAACCATTCTTGCCGCGCTGCTGGCGTGGGGAGTTTTCCCCTGCCTTTCCGCAACGTGCCTCGGCCAAACGGCCGACGCCAAGCTGAACGACTTCTACCTTCGCTATTTGGATAAAGTCTTCGCGCGGCGGCCGGTCGAAGCCACGCACTTGGGCGACCATCGCTTCGACGACCGGTTGGACGATCTTTCGGCCGCAGCCCGCGCGGGCTGGGTCGAACTCGACCGCCAAACGCTTGCCGAGCTGCCCCGGCAAATCGATTCCGACGCCCTCTCGCCGGCGGGCAAGGTCGATTATGAAATCCTCAAGCACCATCTAGCTCGATCGCTTTGGGCGGAAGCAAACCTGCATCCGTTCGCGGACGATCCGCGCGTTTATAACGGATACATCAACGACGGCGTCTATCTTCTGCTTGCGCAATCGTCCTTGCCGAAGGAAAAAAACATCGCCAACGCGATTGCCCGCATGGGGCAGATTCCGAAAATCGTCGCCGCGGCGAAGAAAACCCTGCACAATCCGCCGCGGGCATTTGCCGAAACCGCCCTGCGTCAGAACGACGGCGCGATCGACTTCTACGAGCGCGGGATTTTCGAGCTTGCCGGCGAAACGCCCCAGCGCGAGGCCCTGCAAAAGGCCGTCCGATCGGTCGTCGCGTGTCTGAAAGAGTACCGGCAATTTCTCGAGAGCGAACTGCTTCCCCGCGCCGCGGGCGAGTGGCGGCTGGGGAAGGAAAAATTCGCCCAAAAACTCGATTTCGATCTGAATGCCGGCATTTCCGCCGATGAGGTTCTTTCGCAGGCGGAGTCGGAGTTCGCCCGCGTGCAAAGGGATATGTACGTCGTCGCCCGGCAGCTTTGGAGCCGTTATTTTCCCGGCAAGACGCTGCCGCCGGACGATGCCGCCGGCCGGCACGCGACAATCGCCGAGGTGCTCGGCAAGATCGGCCAAGAGCACGGCAAGCCGGAAGACCTGATCCGCGACGCCCGGGCGACCGTGGCGCGAATCAAAAAATTCATCGCCGAAAACGACATCCTCCGCCTGCCGGAGCCGGATCGCTGCGAAGTGGTGGAGATGCCCGAGTTCAAACGCGGCAACTCCACGGCGTACATGCAGTCGGCGCCGCCGTTGGACCCCGAAACGGCGTGCTTTTATGCGGTCAGCCCGCCGCCGAAGGATTGGGACGAGGCGAAGGTGCGGAGTTTCCTCGAAGAGTACAACTCGCACATGCTGCAAATTCTCACCATTCACGAAGCCTATCCGGGCCATTACGTGCAGCACGCCTACGGCGTCCGCAATCCCTCGCCGATCCGCAAGGTGCTCGGCTCGGGCACGTACGTCGAAGGCTGGGCCGTTTACACCGAACAGACGATGCTCGACCAGGGCTACGGCGGCGGCGATTTGCCTTTGCGGCTGACCCAACTCAAGTTTTACCTTCGCGCGGTTACCAACGCCATTCTCGATCACAAGATGCATTGCGGCGACATGACCGACGAGGAAGCCATGCGGCTGCTCGCGGTCGATGCGTATCAATCGGAAGGCGAGGCGCGGCTGAAGGTCATTCGCTCGAAGCAGAGTCCCTGCCAGCTTTCCACGTACTTCGTCGGCCGCATGGCCATGTATCGGATGCGGCAGCAAATCCAGCGCGAGCTCGGCGATAAGTTCAACCTCGGCCGCTACCATGAAGCCGTTCTCGCCGAAAGTGCGGTGCCCGTGAAATACCTGCCAACACTGGTCAAACGACGATTGGAAAAGTGAGGAGCTAGATCTATGGATTCGGCTGGAACGTTGGCGAGATTCGCGGGCACCGCCATCTTTCGCACTGCGGCGCGCACCAGACGGGCTTTACCTCGCACATCGGCCGCTTCCCGGACGACGGCCTGACGGTGATCGTGCTGACGAACGCCCGGCACGCGAATCCGAGCCGCATTGCCGCGCACCTTGCCGGATTGTGCGATCCCCGGTTCGCGCGGGCGGAACAATAAAATATTCATTCTTGGAAATTCCGCAGTTCGGCGATGATCGGCGCATGACGCGAGTTAGCGTCAATGAAATGCCGGTCTTGCGGATCAGCCTGCGTGGATGCCGCCGCTGCCATTTCGGGTTCGCGGGAGAGGCGAATAAAGTGCTTGTTTTTCGACGTTTTTGACGATCGGGGATTTTTTCCTTCCGGCTTTACAAGCGGATTTCGAGGTTTTTCGGGGATTTTGCGGGAGCGGGATGGCGAATTTCTCGGGGAAAACGAGGTTTTTCGGGGGGGAGTATTTACCGATTGCTTTTTTAGGGATTAGGGGATGGGGGATAGGGGATAGGGTTTTTTGCTCAACGGATTTGAAAAATTCCACGTTTTACGGGAAGGTGGAAAGTGGAATGGGGAAGGGGGAAGGCGGAAGTGGGAAGGCGGAAGGACGAATGACGAAGGGGGACGGTTTTTTCTTGGTTGGTTTTCATTATCCGGAGAGTGGGAGAGGGGACGGGGTACAGGGGACAGGATACGGGGGAAGGGGTTGGGAAATCGATGGCTGGGGATACATGTACATATTTATATTATCGCGCGGCTTTTTTCAAGAATAAAATTCCAAATTGCATCGCAAGGCGTTGCGGGACAGGGAGATAGCGCAGAATTTAATTGAAATCGATTTGGGGCGGATTTGCGGGGGAAGTTGAGAAAGTCAAGCTATTGACGCTTGTTCAGGTGCGGCAGTGCAGGGCTAGGCAATCGTGGCACACGGCGCCCTCTTGTGGCAAAGCCATTCAGGCCCCGAAGAATTCGGGGAGACATTCCATAAGTCCTTGTGATTAAGCAAGTTACAGCGATTCGTGCCGGAGGGCTGAAATCAACGCAAGTTGTTGCTATGTAATACGTTACTTCATTCCTCCTGCGCAGTAGAATTTGTTCTACCCTATTTTAGGAATTCTATTCGGGGGAGATTGAATATTTCTTTGATCTGGCTATATTAAAAAGAACCCAATCGGTTATCCAATTGATTTCTAATCTCAATATGAGGCAGCGTTAGCACCTGCATTTGATCGAATAGCTGTTTTCTTCGTGAGAACGGCAGGTGCGTTCTGTCGTTGCTTCGGCCACAGAAGCCAATCTCCCCCCTTTTCCGGCTGTGATTCACTTCGTGCGTCTTGGCTGCAACAGACTAAGATAACCGCCACTAAGTAGAGAGAAGAAACCACGGGGACCCAGTTCGGAATTCGCTCGCCGCATCGATCACTTTTTCTAAGGAACGAACTACTATGCCCACTATGTTCTGCCGTGCGATAATTCTGGTCACCCTATGTACAGCACCCCCTTTATGCGCAGCCGAACTCCGAATTGCCTATTCTCCTTCAAGCATTTGGTCCAAATGGAATAACTTCGACTTTGCGCAAAGTGCCGGCAACTTGATTGATTATGACACCGGCCTGCATACGGACATCGATGTTGCGGTTTCCGGATGGACGCATCGCACGGTAGGCCCATACCTCTGGCCTTATGGCAGCGTGGACTGGATCCCGACAGGAGTAGGCGTAGGAGCAGCCACGCGATTTGGTTCAGGCATCAGCACCATCTCGTTCTCGCAATTGAGCGGGCTGTGGCGGATAGAAATTCTCTCGTCGATGGACCCACGCGTGACAATTAATTTCATCCAAAATATTACGATCAATGGGCAGTTCGCCGACCGGGATTATCGACATTTGGGTGCAAACGGCGACCATTTCGATGCACGCGTAGATGGGCAGGAGGCTGCCAATTGGCTCATATGGAATGCAGTTGCTCCCGAGAACGGATCCGTCACTCTGCAATTTGATTCCTTAGGTATTAACAACGGCGGCAATGTAGTCAACGCGATCCGATTACTATCCGTTCCCGAACCATCCACCGTCGCCCTTCTCGGCATGAGCGGCATTGGGCTGATCGTGTTTTTGTGGCGGCATCGAAGAGCGTAAGCGAAGGAGAATCCCAATATGAAAAGCATGCGTATTATTCTTTTGTTTGCGGTCTGTATTCTTGCCTGCGGAATGGCGCAGGCGGCGAATCATTATAGCGTTACCGACATTGGCTGGCATCCGTTGTATGATACGACTGCGAACACGCTGCCCAACGGCATCAACGAAAATGGTCAAATCGTGGGAACGAGCAATCGGCCGGCAAGCGCTGATCGTCGCGCCTTCCTTTTCTCAAATGGTGCAATGACGAACCTTGGAATGCTGCCCGGCTATCCCTATAGCTGTACGGCTATGGCGATTAACGACAATGGCGTGGTTGTCGGCTACGGCATCAAATCCTCAACCACCGGCGACCCCGTTCGGGGTTTCATTTACCAAAACGGCTCCATGGAAGCTCTCGGCACGCTGGGAGGAACGATAGCCGATGCGATGGACATCAACAACAGCAATCAAATTGCCGGATCGTCGAGCATCGCTAATGACACGGAAACGCATGCCGTCATTTACGAGAACGGTGCTCTGAGGGATCTTGGCACGTTAGGAGGAAAGCACAGTTATGGATATGCTATCAATAACCGGGGAGAGGTAGTGGGGTATTCTAGAACCAGTATATCGGAGACCCATGCTTTTCTCTTTCGCGATGGGAGCATGGTGGATTTGGGAACGTTTGGCGGCAATTTGAGCCTCGCTAAGTCCATCAATGATAGGGGAGAAGCGGTGGGCTTTGCGTACTTAGCCGGAAACGCTTCTTATCATTCGTTTCTCT is a window encoding:
- a CDS encoding arginine decarboxylase, pyruvoyl-dependent, with product MGEPLVPKEVFFTDGLGKHVTRLQSFELALRDAGIEIFNLVRVSSIFPPHCKVISKNQGLKKLQPGQIVHCVLAEASTNEPSRMVGAGIGLAVPTAGDQYGYISEHHDFGITEPRLRDLVEDMAATMLATTLGIEFDSDIDYDARKEIYHMSGKIIRTRSCVQTAEGDKKGLWTTVVAAAVFIT
- a CDS encoding DUF885 domain-containing protein, which encodes MKTILAALLAWGVFPCLSATCLGQTADAKLNDFYLRYLDKVFARRPVEATHLGDHRFDDRLDDLSAAARAGWVELDRQTLAELPRQIDSDALSPAGKVDYEILKHHLARSLWAEANLHPFADDPRVYNGYINDGVYLLLAQSSLPKEKNIANAIARMGQIPKIVAAAKKTLHNPPRAFAETALRQNDGAIDFYERGIFELAGETPQREALQKAVRSVVACLKEYRQFLESELLPRAAGEWRLGKEKFAQKLDFDLNAGISADEVLSQAESEFARVQRDMYVVARQLWSRYFPGKTLPPDDAAGRHATIAEVLGKIGQEHGKPEDLIRDARATVARIKKFIAENDILRLPEPDRCEVVEMPEFKRGNSTAYMQSAPPLDPETACFYAVSPPPKDWDEAKVRSFLEEYNSHMLQILTIHEAYPGHYVQHAYGVRNPSPIRKVLGSGTYVEGWAVYTEQTMLDQGYGGGDLPLRLTQLKFYLRAVTNAILDHKMHCGDMTDEEAMRLLAVDAYQSEGEARLKVIRSKQSPCQLSTYFVGRMAMYRMRQQIQRELGDKFNLGRYHEAVLAESAVPVKYLPTLVKRRLEK
- a CDS encoding serine hydrolase, coding for MYGFGWNVGEIRGHRHLSHCGAHQTGFTSHIGRFPDDGLTVIVLTNARHANPSRIAAHLAGLCDPRFARAEQ
- a CDS encoding PEP-CTERM sorting domain-containing protein; translated protein: MPTMFCRAIILVTLCTAPPLCAAELRIAYSPSSIWSKWNNFDFAQSAGNLIDYDTGLHTDIDVAVSGWTHRTVGPYLWPYGSVDWIPTGVGVGAATRFGSGISTISFSQLSGLWRIEILSSMDPRVTINFIQNITINGQFADRDYRHLGANGDHFDARVDGQEAANWLIWNAVAPENGSVTLQFDSLGINNGGNVVNAIRLLSVPEPSTVALLGMSGIGLIVFLWRHRRA
- a CDS encoding PEP-CTERM sorting domain-containing protein (PEP-CTERM proteins occur, often in large numbers, in the proteomes of bacteria that also encode an exosortase, a predicted intramembrane cysteine proteinase. The presence of a PEP-CTERM domain at a protein's C-terminus predicts cleavage within the sorting domain, followed by covalent anchoring to some some component of the (usually Gram-negative) cell surface. Many PEP-CTERM proteins exhibit an unusual sequence composition that includes large numbers of potential glycosylation sites. Expression of one such protein has been shown restore the ability of a bacterium to form floc, a type of biofilm.): MKSMRIILLFAVCILACGMAQAANHYSVTDIGWHPLYDTTANTLPNGINENGQIVGTSNRPASADRRAFLFSNGAMTNLGMLPGYPYSCTAMAINDNGVVVGYGIKSSTTGDPVRGFIYQNGSMEALGTLGGTIADAMDINNSNQIAGSSSIANDTETHAVIYENGALRDLGTLGGKHSYGYAINNRGEVVGYSRTSISETHAFLFRDGSMVDLGTFGGNLSLAKSINDRGEAVGFAYLAGNASYHSFLYSNWTMTDLGTFGGTYSGANDINEKGQVVGYSQVPGSIAHAFLYDNGVMMDLNNLIDPALGLTLHGANAITETGLIVAYGKFAGKNNNHAFLLTPIPESSTLVLLVVGAVSLLAYAWRRRRPGLYRPGDVF